In the Nothobranchius furzeri strain GRZ-AD chromosome 1, NfurGRZ-RIMD1, whole genome shotgun sequence genome, ATCCACCGGACTAGTATCAGAAGGGATTGTCTCAAATGTTTTGTTTTAGTAGAGCAGCTTTTCCTGGACCCGTTTCCTTCTCTGTAAACTCACATAAAAATGACAAGCCAATGAACCCCTGCCCAACACTCCCCACTAGTTTTTCACGTGTCAGGCATCATAGCCAGCTGTCTACAGGCGAGGGCAGCCAGCCAAAGTTAACCTGAGCCATTCGCTTTCACTGCAGTGTTGGATTTAGTCTGACTATTAATTGCAAAAATTGAATGATAATCATGACCTTTGTGTCTATCTAAAAAAAACCCTCTGTTTTGATTTCTTCAGGCCATATTTGAGCTGTCTCGTGGTGAGCAGGACCTGATCGACGACCTGAAGCTTGCACGCAAGGTTTGTGCTTTTAaaactcttaaggaggacttcttAAAGCAAACAGATTAAATCAAATTCTGGCAGACCATCCATGCAGCCAAGTCAAGAGCTATAAAAAGACAGGAATTGTACCTCTGCCTTTTTCTTTTACCCCTGAAGCTATTCTTAGCAGCTGCCCCTGTTTGAATGTTTAAACTGAACTCTTCTGGTTTCGCTCTCCTCCACAGGCGTATCACGACCCTATGCTGACGCTCTCCATCATGTCTGAGGAGGAGCTAACGCACATCTTTGGTAACCTGGATGCCTACATTCCTCTGCATGAAGACCTGCTGGTTCAGCTTTCCAAAGTAACAGATCCGGATGGGACAGTGGGAGAAATTGGACAGATCTTTGCAAACTGGGTAGGTGTCCCCTAACAGTTTTAAAACTAATgggattttcattttttaaatgctgTGTTTTGGGATTGAGAATGCCATTAAAGCAACCTTGCTTCTTCTGCAGCTGCCAAGGCTCAATGCCTACAAGGACTACTGCAGCAACCAGCTGGCAGCCAAAGCCCTGCTGGACCAGAAGAAACAGGACCGACGGGTGCAGGATTTCCTGCAGCGCTGCATCGAGTCCCCTTTCAGCCGGAAGCTGGACCTGTGGAGCTTCTTGGACATCCCACGCTCTCGCCTGGTCAGATACCCACTGCTGCTCAAACAGATCCTGAAGCACACTCCACCAGAGCACCCTGATGCTGCCAGCCTTGAAGAAGCAGTGAGTACACCTCAGAGATCCAAACCAGTTCATCTCAGCAACCAGCACTGCCTGATGTTTTAACAAACACAACCCCTGTGTGTTTAGATTACCATCATTCAGGGTGTTCTGTCTGACATTGATATAAAGAAGGGAGAGTCGGAGTGCCAGTACTACATCGAGAAGCTGGAGTATCTTGACGACAGGCAGAAGGACCCTCGCTTTGAACAGTGCAAGAGCCTTCTGTGTCACGGGGAGCTACGAAACAAGAGCGGCACGGTGAGCTACACATCCCAGGTCAACACAGCATTCACTTGCAGACAAGTTTGATTTGTATGAATTTCAAGAAAGCCAAATTTTTTATTTGAAAAGTCTGATTTGAATGATTTTCTTAAATGATTTCTTGTAGAAGCTGCATGTGTTCTTGTTCACCGAACTTCTGGTCCTGACCCGCCCAGTTACTAGAAATGAGCGCCAGTGCTTCCAAGTCTACAGACATCCGATCCCAGTTCAAGATCTGGTGTTGGAGGACCTGCAGGATGGAGACGTTCGAATGGGTGGCTCCTTCAGAGGCGCCTTCAGCAATGCAGAAAAAGGTAAGGCTGGTGGCACAAATGCTTCCAGGAGTTAGTGGCCATCAATAGTTTGTCCTCTAATTCCAGCTTCTTTCTTTTTCTGCAGCAAAGAACATATTCCGCGTGCGTTCCCAGGACCCAACCCAGGCGCAGTCCCACACGCTGCAGGTCAACGACGTCTTCCACAAGCAGCAGTGGCTCAACTGTCTCCGCAGCGCCATCTCCGTCCACCGGCCTGTAAGCGAGCCTTCCACCCCAAGCCCATCAATGCGTGACGCCTGCTCCAAGCGCCGCCCATCCTCCGCCTCTGCCATCATCCACGCGGAGGAACCAGATGAAAACTGCTCACAGCGCGTCTCTCAGTCAGCTCCCAGCTCGCCATGCAACAATTCTATACCCAGCCCCACCAcaccatcatctccatcatcatcatcatcatcatcctcatcctcatcctcgttATCGCCACTTTTTTCTCTAACAtcacacaaaacaaaaaaagacaaaaagtctCTGTGTTCCTTAGGGAAGAGGAAAGAGACAATGGTGTGAAGTGAGAGGGAGGAAACGGACTTCTGAGCGGACACTTTTTTGCTTTTTGTACATAAAACAGTGAAACGAGGGGTTTGTATTTATGTGTGTCTGTGTTATTACCGCAGTGTTCTGTGTTACTGTCCTCTTCGGCAGCTATCTACAAGTTCATCCATCAGAGACGGTATTCTGGAGCATGCGCGACTCCCACCGGCTCTAAAAGGGAGGCACAGCGAGGAAAAACAACCCCAAGAATCTGTCTCAAGATTGATGATTTCTTGAAGGAGGAGGTGGCGATCAAACTTTGTTTACTATTAATTTGATATTTAAGCATTATTTTAGACCTGTTCTGGGAGGCAAAtgaaagttttacatttttatacttttttttaaaatagtttttcttTTGTTATTAAGCAGCACTGTTCTAGCCTTAGGAACATGTTTTCCTTTCTTTGTTGTTGAGGGTGTTCAGGTGAGGAAACAAAAGAAGTGAATCCCACCAAAGGATGAGAAGTACAACATGAAACTATAAATTAAACAGATGACGTGTCTTATTTTGATGCATTCCTTAATTACACCGATTTTGAATCCTGGACACTGTTGGATTCACCTACAGAGGCATTACTTTGAATCCAGAACGGATGAGATTTTTGTTTCTCACTGAGAAGAGCAACAATTTGGAATCATACCAGAGATGATAagttttgttttgaaacaaaATTTTGAACTGAGCCATGTTGGCTTTTTTAAGCTGACTTTTCTGAATGAAATGGATCATTTTTCTGTGTAGCATCTTGCATGAAGCTTTAGTTGTAAACACTGCTTGAACAGTCGAGGCAACAAGAAGTTGAACGCTGTCCTTTAGGACAGGAGAGGACAGGAAGAGTAGTTGTTGATGAGAAAATGTTGAGACGTGAAGAGATTAGAAGCATGATGGGAAAAGTTGTGTTTTGGAACTGAAATGGACTTCACTGGAGTGAAGTGGAATCCAGTTTGAAGCTGGTGGTTTTATAAAGAGATGGAAATTGATGGGAAACGTAAGTAAGGGTGGCTGTGAAATGGTTTTTGTATGTGGACAAGATGGTTTTCTTTGGTTGTTCAGATTGAAATGAAAGAAAGATGCAACACGTTTGCCACAAATTtatgtaataaaaaaaaacaataaagatcTGTGAGAAAAGAAAGATTTGTGACTGAATCTTAATGTCCTTGTATTTTATTCATGCTTCACAAAAACTCAAACATTTGGGGAAATGTGATTTACAACCATTAATTAATGCAAAGCAGAGGCGTTTTATGACGATTCAATTCTTTATGCTAGAAGACTTTAATAACCAGTGGTTATGTATCAGAAACAATACGACGGAATTTAACAATtccttaattacatttaaaatcaaTACACCTTCTATTGATACAGATGCAGTCCTGGTTTTTCCTTTAGAGCCAAAACAAAGAATCACTTTTATATCCTCCAAAACAGTTTGGGTTTAAAAGGATTTAAGGCTCAGACAACTCTCCACTAAAAGATGGTTGAGATTTTTAAAAAGCCTTGTTCCAGTCCTCACTGGGAGAAAGTTAATAGTTTTTGTCTTTAAAATTTATCTGCTCAAAAGAACCCAAATGAAGCTCACGTCCCTCTTAAAGACTTCATGTCGGTTTCTCACAGAGTGTTCTCTGATGGCCATTTGCTTTGCTGGACGCTGGCGGGTTTGTAACCAGCAGCTGAGTCTCTTGTAGATATAGATGCAACCATTCATAGGTGTTcatgtgtttttcttttctacaATGAACAAACAACATGTGGGTGAAATTTCCCAATTTCCCATGCAAAAATCTGAATGTTAGAAGTTAACTTTAAGGTGCTTCTTTGCATGACAGAGCGGCTCTTTTATGGATGTCACCGCAGTAACCAGtaatcataggcgtcattttaaccggggacgccggggacatgtccccggcaaaatttgtgattggcagctgtgtcccccccactttcaaaaacgcctgctgatgaggatttttgttttaccagctcagatcttatccaggggtcggcaacctattcccatcaaagagccattattacccgtttcccacggtaattctggacggaacttaataagcagtgacttaagtgaagcaggcaggtcgcgctagaaaatttagtttaaaaagacatcataaatgtgttcccccgtcctttttacttataaaatatgaagtaaaaactcacaatttaattttcattcatttgtcattaatatgtagtatacacccgtgcgttaagtggaccgtcttccagtaaacgcaaagcatccagcccacctctccaaatgcgtaaaatgtgcatcagccgctagttaggcgcgtcgtGCGCACCATCAgctccgtcagcccagacaagagcagagcaaataaagaatagaggataattgtgtctggatgtggatggagattacattttacagcagcctgatcatcatttaaatacgtaaaccatcacctgtcttctagtccatgctatcagcattattttaattggtgtgtgtgtgtgtgtgtgtgtgtgtgtgtgtgtgtgtgtgtgtgtgtgtgtgcgtgtgcgtgtgtgtgcgtgtgtgtgtgtgtgcgtgtgtgtgtgcgtgcgtgcgtgtgtgtgtgtgttttccacttcaaacactggtctaaccaaccagaccagcgtgtccagtaacatattaatgttacaattaaacagtttcacttcatgtaggctaggaacgtttcacctgccgtggcccgaccgcttctgctccacataaactttgtgcgtgatcaaatgtctctacgcgtcatgcgtctccatattagagatgggaacaagcgctgttcagccaaagtttcataatttcataaaaagaacatttttccaagtgacatccctcagagagaccgggtttccagactgtttcagtgggaggaaatcttatcgcatgcgccggttctgcgctgcgctgcgaaccccagatcctcagctcactgtccaccatgggcgctccgagccacgctgaacacagtgtccagtataaagctctgatgttctgatgggaatattttacctccgcgatgtgcgttaacaattaaaatgtcagctcatccatgcgcatccgtgtgcgtcggggtaattctttcaaaccaagcaacatccttgagttcatctgtcaaaataaacagtcaaatgaaacgagggcccgggtgcgattcgatccccagactcccgggtgagagtcatacgctctaaccagtcagccaaagggacaaccccttggccaagtagccagggcgcattagctatcgggacactgtgacaggacactcacactgccaaacctgattatgaaactttggctgaatagtgcttgttcctgtctccaatgtggcgacgcatccaggaacctgtctgaggagaagcccagaatctcacatccttcagctcataaagtgccgatatgattacgcacaagcgtgacgcgtcaacccggtctcacagtaagaccgggttggacctgttcaggtttacgcagacaatctttacatttagaattggcatacagatgtaaaattaatgcagtaaaatataaagctttttatttaaatatccattcattattttacaagcacagatggatggaagagccgcatgtggctccagagccgcggattgccgacccctgtgctagcctactttattgtccccagcaatttttaaaccccactcaagtgtatggttattgtccccagcaattctgaaaacaaactgaccccCTTGCCAGTAATAAAAGTTCTCTcttcaaaaacaaaatcaccaaagACAAACACATCTAAAAGCTTTTTTCCTTACTGGACCAAAGTGTCTCTCTCAGCGGCTTATCTGTTCTTTTCAAAGATCCAATTATTGACAGACAGAGAGCTGAGTATCCTGTCAGAGATTTGCCACGCCTCATCATTTAAAACCTGTCTCTCTCCACTAAACACCTTTCCAAACACACCCTGAGGAGCTTCAAGGCTGAGTTTAATCTGAAAAACACTGGATATGTGTCTGATTTTATGAAAGTGGCCCAagagtggggcgacggtggcagaggagttaaatgTCCACCCCATAAAAGAAGGGTTGAAGGTTCAAGCCTTGCCTGTCACTGTTGTAGTGTCCTTGGGAAAAACActtaatgtcttgcccaaggacttaaTGTGTTATCAAGTGGAAGTAAGATAAAGTAGTGATCTAGGATTTCACCACAGGGGTGAAGTCTACACCCATCTCagttttgatttattttattttatcatacATTTTTTCAAAAAGATGATGAGAGCAGCGTTTAAAGTTTCATCTGATTGGTCTGTGATGTGGTTTGTTACAAGCCAACAATGACAACGATGAGACAGTTTTTCCATGTAATTGTTTTTCTTTCATCCAAATCATTTACAACTGACCCCAAAACATATTGTGCCCATTTTTGCTATGCTTTAAATATTCTGCTAAAATTAGCCACTATTCCAGTTAAAACAAAACGCGTGCTAATTGGGAAGTTTTGTGAGATGGTCTTTATCCTACAGGAAATTTTCTCTTTCACAGGGAGACTCGAGCTTTTAAACTTTTCATTCCCTATAAAAGAAATCCAGCACTTGGCAGACCAGAGGTCGGTAATGAAAAGTTTTCCATGCTCTGAGTTTAACCATGCAGGAAAGGGACAGTCAAAAATCCTAAAGGTGATCCAATTCCCAAGGAAAACCCCAACCTACCAAAGTGGAGCAATAATTTACAAACAAGATGGTACCAAACAGCTTAAAGAGGTTTAACTGAAGTTCTTTTTGGTAGTAATGCCTTTTGACTACAGCAGTCCTTCTTTAATTGTAACAAAGGTTTTCAGGATGCATGAGCAAACGTATACAGGAATAAATAATTAAGTATGGCGACTGTGTTGGGGCCCAGACTCCTTCGTCCCTATTCTCCCACTCCTCAGTGCTACATAACTGTGTACTtgttagacacaacagagcagcagTGATAAACCGGAGGATCATTGTTACTCCGTAACTTCACGAATGGTTTATTTCCACCCACGTTCTGTCTGCTTACACTGGTCTTTCTCTGTGCACACAAGGACCAAACAATGAGAAGGTTAAAGCCACAATAAATTATCAAATGTATAGTTTTACATTAATTACACACACAGAGGCAATGACATCATAAACAGCATGTGTTGTTCAGTGAATACATTTAAGACAAGATGGATTTTATTATCAGTTGCGGTCAGAAGCTCATAAATTGTCATTGTGAGCTTGGATATAGATAGCTCAAAGAAAAGCACTTTGGTTCCATTTAGCTCattaaaagcaaaaacaaagGTTGACTAAAACGCTGAACAGATAAAAAGTAAATGTACAACTATTGTAGTATGCAAGACTATGTGATGTGGAGGACTGCTAGGGTCTTACTTTGTATAATCATCTAAAGAGGCTGATTCCtctgatttttattttgttttaaataaacaATCTCTCTCCCTACAtatgacatagtccctccagcgtgtcctggatcttcctttaggtcttctcccagttggacatgcctggaaaacctcacaaaAGAGGCATTCTAATTagatgcttgagccacctcaactggctcctctcgatgtggagcagcaggtctactcttagcccctcccggatgaccgagcttctcaccctatctccaagggagagctcagccaccctgcggagaaaagtaATTTCAGCCACTCGTATCTGCGCTCttgctacccaaagctcatgaccacaggtgagggtaggaacgtagatcgactggtaaactgagagcttcaccttcaggctcagctctctcttcactacgacagatcggtacaatgcccgcttcactgcagacacagcactaatccgcctattgatcttgcATTTATTTGtatgtaaaaataaattaaaaaatgtatGTGGTTACTACAATCTCAATCTTTGAGAATAAAGAGGTGGAGTCTCTGAGTACCTCTGCAGGTGTTATAGCTGCTGTGGGAGTTCAGAATTAGCTTTTCAGGAGTTATTTTGTCCAAAATGACACCTACAGAGTTGATTAGGAAACACTCCTTTTCAACACTCGGGTTTGACTCTCACCATTTGGCCTGTCGGTGTTACATATTAACTATATAACTCTTTTTAGTGTAAAATTAACTCTACACTTGCTTAACACCCCAAAATTAACACTTTAGAATTTCCTGTGTACCTGACTGATGGGAGTTTGTCATGAGCAATAGTGAGATATGGTGATGCCAACACTTAAACTCTCCTATCAAATGTTAAGTTAGACTTTCTTATCTTTCACCTCCCACTGTTATTTCAGAGTAGATGTTTGATCCCTGAACCCGGTTTAGGTTTTGTACAAAGGTGGTTATCTAATATAAAGAGAAAGAAACATTTCTGAAGTACTGAACTGAAAATGAACCCTTGAAATGAACACGACATTTCCCGTTACCACTATGTCAGAATGAAGCTACATAAAAGATGAGCATGATGCGTCTGGGCCATCTGAAAAGAGTGTCCTCCCATCTGTTTGTCGAGCTTGTGCGAAACCACCTGGACCTCCTCAGGGGAGGCATCACTCAAGCCATTACTCACCACAGCATTGAATTACCCATACCTTCACTCCCTTGTTCTTACCAGCCACTAGAAACATCTATGTGTGAGATGAATTCCACCGCCGCAGAAGCAAATCTATGCCAACAAGCACGTCTCTAGCCTGCAGGCTTCAGCAGGAACAAAGCACTCATCTCTCATCTGGCCAGACATGTAATGCATGCAACgactcaccaaaaaaaaaaacacttatgcAACTTCTAAAACAACAGGCCACACTCGGGACAAAGCTACTGCCAAAGCAAAATGCTCAGACAAAAACAGGTTTCAGATTTCAAAAAACGATATCTTTGGTGCAGGAAGTTAGAGACAACAAGGCGCAAAACTGGACATATAGCCAGGATCAAACTGGCTGGTCTGGGTTTGGTGGGATATTGAATATAAGAAGGATGCTTTGTGCTATTATTTCCTCTGGTATTGATCCAATGCTTTCCCTCCTAACATTATTTGTCATTAAGTTATTATCTCTGTCATGTTAATAGTCTGAAACCAGAGATAATATGTTCCTTTCACATAGCGCCCTTGGCCTATATTTTCATAATCAAAATAACAAACATAACTTATAGAGTGTTAACACATTCTTGTGCAGTGGTGTGGGTCAATTACACTGTTGGAGTCCTTCTGTTTGAGCTGGTGTGAGCCAGCACGGATATCATGATTATTCTTTACAGAAACATTTATTAACACTCATTATGTCCATGCATTTGTTGTGTTCTCTAGCATGGACGTGCCTTGTGAGTTGCATTCTGTGTACAaataagctctggcactcctgtttcaggaaatagaaATTGGTCGGATGAGGGCAGAAAAGGACAGGATGAGT is a window encoding:
- the net1 gene encoding neuroepithelial cell-transforming gene 1 protein, which gives rise to MVAYDDLGSLVPIKRTLQVIDCQNQANKESEEPSNKRVRSLGRVTSLANLISPKHGAVRRFGQSIQASFRGDGKLPGVPQKPCGKAAVPTPPKRRNSTLWSETIDVNQKGTFSIKEIKRQEAIFELSRGEQDLIDDLKLARKAYHDPMLTLSIMSEEELTHIFGNLDAYIPLHEDLLVQLSKVTDPDGTVGEIGQIFANWLPRLNAYKDYCSNQLAAKALLDQKKQDRRVQDFLQRCIESPFSRKLDLWSFLDIPRSRLVRYPLLLKQILKHTPPEHPDAASLEEAITIIQGVLSDIDIKKGESECQYYIEKLEYLDDRQKDPRFEQCKSLLCHGELRNKSGTKLHVFLFTELLVLTRPVTRNERQCFQVYRHPIPVQDLVLEDLQDGDVRMGGSFRGAFSNAEKAKNIFRVRSQDPTQAQSHTLQVNDVFHKQQWLNCLRSAISVHRPVSEPSTPSPSMRDACSKRRPSSASAIIHAEEPDENCSQRVSQSAPSSPCNNSIPSPTTPSSPSSSSSSSSSSSSLSPLFSLTSHKTKKDKKSLCSLGKRKETMV